From one Candidatus Chromulinivorax destructor genomic stretch:
- a CDS encoding aminoglycoside phosphotransferase family protein yields MKFLTHIRMMLLCLHIVMIQSHEHSNTIVFDTPDSSCHKLSIGLENSITYLTKKWQLHGLAPISYPSVFNNYIAHAYSELYQQDIIIKIGQSNDECKALEYFQGNGMVELLDYDLEHFALLLQYIPSNITLADYLCITQDDNLAISAFVDVFKRIHASPKHLTVAHYVKLEDELFLLHSYNFTKIPAHLLQKACNLYGQLFRSDTPEYLLHGDLHCRNILQNDNEFIAIDPWASVGPLTYEAASFLTSPTDFLLLHDTIQDILQNRLNRLSDELQLDKQQLRDFSFIRLIYLACICETKNRNDDWIEQFIQVAQVVNRLNI; encoded by the coding sequence ATGAAATTTCTGACACATATCCGCATGATGTTATTATGTTTACATATTGTTATGATACAAAGTCATGAGCATTCAAATACTATAGTTTTTGACACTCCCGATTCATCTTGTCATAAACTTTCAATAGGTCTTGAAAATAGCATTACGTATCTGACTAAAAAATGGCAATTGCATGGGTTAGCTCCTATTTCATATCCATCAGTATTTAATAATTACATAGCTCATGCATATAGTGAGCTGTATCAACAAGATATAATTATTAAAATTGGTCAATCAAATGATGAATGCAAAGCGTTAGAATATTTTCAAGGTAATGGCATGGTAGAGTTACTTGATTATGATCTTGAACATTTTGCATTACTCTTGCAATACATTCCATCAAATATAACGCTCGCTGATTATTTATGCATAACGCAAGATGACAACCTTGCTATCTCAGCTTTTGTAGATGTTTTTAAAAGAATTCACGCATCCCCAAAACATCTTACAGTTGCTCATTACGTAAAGCTTGAAGATGAACTTTTTTTGTTACATTCTTATAATTTTACAAAAATTCCAGCGCACCTCCTGCAAAAAGCTTGTAATCTCTATGGTCAATTATTTAGATCAGACACCCCTGAATATTTATTACATGGTGATTTGCATTGTAGAAACATTTTGCAAAATGATAATGAATTCATTGCAATTGACCCATGGGCAAGCGTCGGGCCACTTACTTACGAAGCAGCATCATTTCTCACAAGCCCAACAGACTTTTTACTTTTACACGATACAATACAAGATATTCTACAAAACAGGCTTAATCGGCTGAGTGATGAATTACAACTTGATAAACAACAGTTACGAGATTTTTCTTTTATACGACTTATATATTTAGCATGTATCTGTGAAACTAAAAATAGAAATGACGACTGGATTGAACAGTTTATTCAAGTTGCGCAGGTAGTTAACCGGCTCAATATATAG
- a CDS encoding GNAT family N-acetyltransferase — MQLFLVTNLIALALFHGNVDHIMNKEEICNQEVIMSDGILNYVASRDLPDVIEVLSDNYKWLGYCDAQHIIKSMKLRTDDQPDHEVFKVLRVENKVVGLIMYESYHFQDRGNISRLAVHKDFCNKGYASQLLQYAIDDMRSHAISDVRLCCHRENEKALSLYEKKFNFHINMPEWLHLSLDLSSI; from the coding sequence ATGCAGTTATTTTTAGTTACTAATCTTATTGCTCTTGCATTATTTCATGGAAATGTCGATCATATCATGAACAAAGAAGAGATATGTAATCAAGAAGTCATCATGAGTGATGGTATTTTAAATTACGTAGCATCAAGGGATTTACCAGATGTTATAGAAGTTCTTTCTGATAACTATAAATGGTTAGGTTATTGTGATGCACAACATATTATAAAATCTATGAAGCTACGAACTGATGATCAGCCTGATCATGAAGTGTTTAAAGTTTTACGTGTAGAAAATAAAGTAGTTGGCTTGATAATGTATGAGTCTTATCATTTTCAAGATAGGGGTAATATTAGTCGCTTAGCTGTTCATAAAGATTTTTGTAATAAAGGTTATGCTTCTCAATTATTACAATATGCAATTGATGATATGAGATCGCATGCAATTTCTGACGTTAGGTTGTGTTGTCATCGAGAAAATGAAAAAGCTTTAAGTTTATATGAAAAAAAGTTTAATTTTCATATAAATATGCCTGAGTGGTTACATCTGAGTCTTGATTTATCTTCAATATAG